Proteins encoded together in one Microbacterium sp. zg-Y625 window:
- a CDS encoding 3-phosphoshikimate 1-carboxyvinyltransferase, with product MGNVQLSPRSIASPAEWRAPHAAGPFDDVVAVPGSQALTYLEIALAASAEGPSRLMWPLHSDYLAGVIETLRGVGVNIREVAGTGPFGPDLVVESPATLAIDAVLSISQPDLVAPIAVGLAGLASGSVTVTVPESRSRRPMGEVITVLRSIGCDINDAGKWTVPLTVRGRGHIRGGHVEIDVNRSSQLVQTLLLAAPRFDVGLTLRHVGQPLGSLPDIDMTIEALRRRGVYVDQPTPTEWIVPAGPVRARAATIEPDLALAAPFVAAAMIAGGRVSVPGWPAHSAQPAARLAEILVLMGARARRRGGALTVTAGTERIIRRACVDVSEISELTPILAALAAFADGPSTFTGLKPRTGNESTHIDALVDNLRAIGGEVEELPDGIRVVPRPLTGGVWRADHDYHVATAGALIGLAVPGVTVQDIGSATADLPEYTKMWEHLVRGSRAR from the coding sequence ATGGGCAACGTACAGCTGTCTCCAAGGTCGATCGCCTCGCCTGCTGAGTGGAGGGCCCCCCATGCCGCGGGGCCCTTCGATGACGTGGTCGCTGTGCCGGGCTCACAGGCGCTGACCTATCTCGAAATCGCTCTTGCTGCCAGCGCAGAGGGCCCGAGCCGGCTGATGTGGCCGTTGCATTCGGACTATTTGGCGGGCGTGATCGAGACCCTGCGCGGGGTGGGCGTGAATATTCGGGAGGTCGCCGGTACTGGGCCTTTCGGCCCGGATCTGGTCGTCGAGTCCCCCGCTACGCTCGCCATCGATGCGGTGTTGAGCATCAGCCAGCCCGACCTCGTTGCCCCCATCGCTGTCGGCCTGGCCGGCCTCGCCTCGGGCAGTGTGACCGTGACAGTTCCCGAGAGCCGGTCGCGCCGTCCGATGGGCGAGGTGATCACGGTTCTCCGCAGCATCGGTTGCGACATCAACGACGCGGGCAAGTGGACTGTGCCGCTGACCGTGCGCGGGCGCGGACACATACGGGGTGGCCACGTGGAAATCGACGTCAACCGTTCATCCCAGCTTGTCCAAACGCTGCTGCTGGCAGCTCCGCGGTTCGACGTCGGTCTGACGCTCCGCCACGTCGGCCAACCGCTGGGAAGCCTCCCCGACATCGACATGACGATCGAAGCACTCCGCCGCCGCGGCGTATACGTCGACCAGCCGACACCTACCGAGTGGATCGTTCCTGCGGGGCCGGTACGGGCCAGAGCCGCGACCATTGAGCCCGATCTGGCACTTGCGGCACCGTTCGTCGCCGCCGCGATGATAGCCGGCGGTCGCGTATCCGTCCCAGGGTGGCCCGCTCATTCCGCGCAGCCAGCCGCCCGGCTCGCCGAGATTCTGGTGCTGATGGGAGCACGCGCACGCCGACGCGGCGGAGCTTTGACTGTCACCGCTGGCACCGAGCGCATCATCCGGCGCGCGTGCGTGGATGTGTCGGAGATCAGTGAACTCACCCCCATCCTGGCCGCCCTCGCCGCCTTCGCGGACGGGCCGTCGACTTTCACCGGACTGAAGCCCCGCACCGGGAACGAGAGCACGCACATCGACGCACTAGTGGACAATCTTCGTGCCATCGGCGGTGAGGTGGAGGAACTACCTGACGGTATCCGCGTGGTTCCCCGCCCACTGACCGGCGGGGTGTGGCGAGCCGACCATGATTACCACGTCGCCACCGCCGGAGCCCTGATCGGACTTGCTGTACCCGGCGTCACCGTCCAGGACATCGGTTCGGCGACTGCAGACCTGCCGGAATACACGAAGATGTGGGAGCACTTGGT